GATGATGGTGAATGTGTTGCTTTAGTTGGTCCATCTGGCTGCGGAAAGAGCAGTACTTTGAGACTCATTGCTGGACTTGATCCAGTGTCTGAAGGGGAGATCCTTTTTGATCAAGCTAATGTCACGCATGCAAAAGCAGCTCAAAGAGCTGTTGGAATGGTATTTCAGAGTTATGCCTTGCTTCCGCACTTGAGTGTGCTGGCAAACTTAGAGCTTGGTTTGCGGGTACGTGGAGTTCGTGCGCCTGAGCGCCAACAGCGAATTGAAGCCATGCTCGATCTTGTGCAATTGCAGGACCGTGCTGATGTGTTGCCGGCACAGTTGTCTGGAGGTCAAAGGCAACGGGTGGCGTTGGCAAGGGCGTTGTTGCGTGATCCTGATGTGTATTTGCTCGATGAACCTATGAGCAATTTGGATGCCCAACTTCGGGAGGAGTTACGTCCAGAGCTTCGTCGCCTTGTTCTGAATCGTCAAAAACCAGTCATCCATGTCACTCACGACCAGCATGAGGCGATGGCGATTGCTGACCGTATTGCAGTTCTACACTCTGGTCGCATTCAACAGGTTGCTACTCCTGCTGAGCTCTATCGTCGTCCTGAAACTTTGTTTATTGCCAGGTTTATTGGGAGACCACAGATTAATTCCTTTAGACATGACGATGGTTACGTTTGTGCCATTAGGCCCGAGTCCCTCTACTTTGCCAAGGAGGGTGTTCCTTGCAAATTAATCTCTCGCGAATGGCTTGGTAGTTCTCAGCTCCTTTACCTTGATTCACCTCAAGGGCCATTGAGGTTATCTTGTTCAACGGCTGTTGCCATACCTGAGTCTATCCATGTTTCATGGAATGTCTCTGATGAGCATCATTTCGATTCCACAAGTGGACATCGGCTTCCATAACCCGCTTTGTTTTTCTTCAATATGTATGAGTTTCACTTTCTTTTCTTGATTTTTAGTTCAGTTCATTGATTGAGATCTTCCAAGACTGATCTCAGGACTCTCTGGTGTTCGTAGGACTGTTCGCGAATGCTTTGAAGGTGTAGCTTTGATGGTGGATTTGACATGCATTGACACCAACTTTCCAACATAATTTCTAGGCTAGGTAATTCTGCTAAATCAACCCAGGGCACGTCTGCGGTTCTTGCTGCTGCCTCTACTTTTGGGTCGTAGCTGAGTGCAGCTGAAGGGCATTGACTTGCAATTGCCAGTATTAGTGCATGCAATCGCATTGCAAGTACTAAACTTGCTTCTTTGAAGATGGTCTGAGCATGTTCTATGTTTTCGGCTAGAACTGTTTGTGAATTTAGGTAGAGCGTGTTGGGTACCAATCCCTTTTCGTTCAATGCTTGGAGCAAGCTCGCATCTTGATGGGTATGAAATGCAAACCAAGTCACTGACTTTCCCGTAGTTTTACTGAGTTGATCGACTCCTTGAAGCAACAGTGACCAATCGCTAGCTGTTAACAAGTTGGTTGGGCGCCAACACAACACAATATTTCCCCCTCCTTGATGCTCACTCATTGGATGAGTCCAGACCGGATCTGGAGCTACTGTCATCGAGGTTGTAATTCCAAGTCGCTTCGCCAGTTGCATCGATGCAGCATCTCTCCATGTAATCGACGTCGCACCATTCAGCACCAGCCCTACGAGATAGCGACTCCACGAATGTCTAAGTGGACCGAGTCCTTGTCCCCACAACAGCACCGGTTTACGCTTAATTCGCGCCACCACAATCAAAATAATGTAATAAATAAGGCTTCGAAAACTTGTGCTGTCTTGGAGAAGGCTTCCACCTCCAAGGACCACAACCTGCACCTTCTTAATGCTTTTGAGGACAGTCTTCAACGACCTCCTGTTCACCACTGATCCACGGGGGACAATCGTGTGAACAGCGTCGAAATCATGGGCCGTAATCAGGGGATGCCAGCCTTGAGGCAACTGTTTGCTCAACACCTCAAGTAAGGCGTCATCTCCGAGGTTGTGTTCTCCGTAATAGCCACAGAGGAGAATGCGCCTTGGCGATGAAGACGAAGCCAGGCCAGACATTCAGAACACCATGGATGCATCCATTATCCGCGCTTAGGCCGCCTACGTTGGTGAAAGGCTCGGTTGTGAAGCATGCATGCCCTTTCACTTGGCACATGGTGGATTCATGTGGCGTCAGTCTTTGAGTGGTTGTTGGCGATGGTGCTGATCGCTCAGCGCGGTTCAAAACGCTCTCAAACGAGCATGATCTGGCTCTCTGCAGCCATGATTCCTGCCTTGATCAGTGCCATGGCTGCCTGCACTTGGCACCTCTATGACAACACCGAGAGCCTTCGTTGGCTTGTCACTCTTCAAGCCAGTACAACCCTTGTAGGAAATGTCACGTTGGCCATTGCTGCTTGGAATTTGCAACGCGACGACATGGTGAAGGGATGACATTGAACTTTGATCCAGCTCCCCTCTTTGCCTTCTCGTTGATTCCCTATTTGGTGTTTCTGTACCACCTAGGCCGCAGTAGCAAACTGCCAAAATTGACCATTCTTGGTTTTCAGCTCACGCTTTTGTTTGTCGCCGTCACAATTGCTGCCGCTGTTTTTGCCCTCGTTCGATACGACTCTGAATTGGTGGCTGTGGATTGGCTTCATGGTGGTGCTGAAGCCTTTCTGACCTTGAGCAATGCCTGCATTGTTGCCGGGCTGCTTCGATCGAAGCCGGAAGAACCAGTGAATAACTCTTACGAGGAGGAGATCTTGGGCCGTTGAAATCGGAAGATAAGGTGTCGCTTGCTGTGTTGCATGTTTACTCCTCTTCTGGCTATCGCTCCAGCCACCCTTTCCTGGTCCCCCAAAGTTGGCCTTGTGATGGTGGTCTGCAACATCATTGCCATCGCGATTGGCAAAGCCACGATTAAGCATCAAGACGTAGGTCTCAAACTGCCTGGTTCAAAATTCTTTGGTGGTATGAGCCACGCCAGCATGGTTGCCACCACAAGCCTTGGTCACATCATCGGTTTTGGTGCCATCCAGGGACTCGCAGCCCGAGGTGTTCTTTAAGTTTCCCTCGAAATGGGAGTGCATCTGAGGCAGCATTGCTGCTTCAGATGATTCATGCTGAGCCAGCTGAAGACACTTCAGCTGGTGCAATCTCTTCGAGGCTGAGGGACCCTGTTGTTGAAAGCAGGAAATGCTGCTTGATTCGGACTGCCATTTGATCCGGTGTCAAACCCAAGGCTTCAAAGCTTTGCTGGGGAGTTGCATGATCCACCAGTCGATCAGGAATACCTATGCGGAGCATGGGAATCGCTAACCCTTTCTCCTGGAGCGATTCAAGAACAGCTGAGCCAAAGCCACCAGCTAACGCTCCCTCTTCCATCGTGACAATCTTGCCAATCTTCTTCGCTATGGGATGAATGAGTGCTTCATCCAGCGGCCGTAAATATCGGGCATTAATCACAGAAACCTCTACCCCCACTGCTGCCAAACATTTCGCCGTCGCCACTGCCTTTGGCACCATGGCTCCATAAGCAACGACCAAGATATCCTTACCCTCACGTACGACTTCACCACAGCCAATCGGGAGAGCCTCCCAGCCTTCTTCCATCAATGGCACCCCTTCACCAGGGCCACGAGGAATTCTCAAAGCTGTGGGGCCATCATGGTTGAGGCAAGTCACCAGCATTCGTTG
The window above is part of the Synechococcus sp. WH 8020 genome. Proteins encoded here:
- the psaK gene encoding photosystem I reaction center subunit PsaK, encoding MFTPLLAIAPATLSWSPKVGLVMVVCNIIAIAIGKATIKHQDVGLKLPGSKFFGGMSHASMVATTSLGHIIGFGAIQGLAARGVL
- the csaB gene encoding polysaccharide pyruvyl transferase CsaB codes for the protein MSGLASSSSPRRILLCGYYGEHNLGDDALLEVLSKQLPQGWHPLITAHDFDAVHTIVPRGSVVNRRSLKTVLKSIKKVQVVVLGGGSLLQDSTSFRSLIYYIILIVVARIKRKPVLLWGQGLGPLRHSWSRYLVGLVLNGATSITWRDAASMQLAKRLGITTSMTVAPDPVWTHPMSEHQGGGNIVLCWRPTNLLTASDWSLLLQGVDQLSKTTGKSVTWFAFHTHQDASLLQALNEKGLVPNTLYLNSQTVLAENIEHAQTIFKEASLVLAMRLHALILAIASQCPSAALSYDPKVEAAARTADVPWVDLAELPSLEIMLESWCQCMSNPPSKLHLQSIREQSYEHQRVLRSVLEDLNQ
- a CDS encoding DUF3593 domain-containing protein, with product MTLNFDPAPLFAFSLIPYLVFLYHLGRSSKLPKLTILGFQLTLLFVAVTIAAAVFALVRYDSELVAVDWLHGGAEAFLTLSNACIVAGLLRSKPEEPVNNSYEEEILGR
- a CDS encoding DUF2499 domain-containing protein; its protein translation is MHALSLGTWWIHVASVFEWLLAMVLIAQRGSKRSQTSMIWLSAAMIPALISAMAACTWHLYDNTESLRWLVTLQASTTLVGNVTLAIAAWNLQRDDMVKG
- a CDS encoding ABC transporter ATP-binding protein, which encodes MTLQIQNLGRRVGQQWIVRHLNLQVDDGECVALVGPSGCGKSSTLRLIAGLDPVSEGEILFDQANVTHAKAAQRAVGMVFQSYALLPHLSVLANLELGLRVRGVRAPERQQRIEAMLDLVQLQDRADVLPAQLSGGQRQRVALARALLRDPDVYLLDEPMSNLDAQLREELRPELRRLVLNRQKPVIHVTHDQHEAMAIADRIAVLHSGRIQQVATPAELYRRPETLFIARFIGRPQINSFRHDDGYVCAIRPESLYFAKEGVPCKLISREWLGSSQLLYLDSPQGPLRLSCSTAVAIPESIHVSWNVSDEHHFDSTSGHRLP